From a single Thalassophryne amazonica chromosome 7, fThaAma1.1, whole genome shotgun sequence genomic region:
- the LOC117513463 gene encoding cysteine/serine-rich nuclear protein 1-like, with product MNGHLKRTFDEVHKDPCCSSPSTSSSATLGSSPSNQSSPATNFTTSILKKSKKIQRTNVTFGQVTVFSFPRCQSFITVPSQGGCTLGMMPHHSTCHRYTLPEFVMEQQSQRRQKLLNRLKEDKLEALKWKLTNKGTQKCQFAEQLTVNDIHESWVSINDVNPDEVSFPLAYTPSRRSALLKAAGVQNLDMEEETQLENLRISRLKRGCDCKGVCQPETCSCSLAGIKCHVKRSASICGCTMDGCGNTKGRIHSNPIRVQDHCMQTLLRLKLEKRLKERCTEKMEEGDEEDEEYEDAAEAPLLQTIEHALMSGQLKRTFEEKTEDPCYSSPNTLDSSPNNPAMPTLKRSKKTWQTSVTFGQMMMFFFPRCQGFTAVPRQGGCTLSMMLHHSTQRMYTLTEFDEEQVSSKNS from the exons ATGAATGGGCACCTTAAGAGGACGTTTGACGAAGTGCACAAGGACCCATGTTGCTCCTCACCCTCAACCTCCTCCTCTGCTACTTTGGGTTCTAGTCCCAGCAACCAAAGCTCACCAGCAACAAATTTCA CAACCTCCATCCTTAAGAAGTCCAAGAAAATACAGCGGACCAATGTGACCTTTGGCCAGGTGACAGTATTCTCCTTCCCTCGGTGTCAGAGCTTCATTACGGTTCCCAGTCAAGGAGGCTGCACTCTGGGCATGATGCCGCACCACAGCACATGCCACAGATACACACTTCCTGAGTTCGTCATGGAGCAGCAGTCCCAGCGCCGGCAAAAACTCTTGAATCGACTCAAGGAAGACAAGCTAGAGGCTCTCAAATGGAAG CTGACTAACAAAGGAACCCAGAAATGCCAGTTTGCTGAGCAGCTCACAGTCAATGACATTCATGAGAGCTGGGTCAGCATCAATGACGTAAACCCGGACGAGGTCTCGTTTCCCCTGGCATACACACCTAGTCGCCGTTCTGCACTGCTTAAAGCAGCTGGTGTGCAAAACTTAGACATGGAGGAGGAGACACAGCTGGAGAACCTGAGGATCTCCAGGCTGAAACGTGGTTGTGACTGTAAGGGCGTCTGCCAACCTGAGACCTGCAGCTGCAGCTTGGCGGGCATCAAATGTCAC gtcaaacgttctgcttcgaTATGTGGCTGCACCATGGACGGCTGTGGGAACACCAAAGGTCGCATCCACTCCAACCCCATCAGGGTGCAAGACCACTGCATGCAGACCCTGCTGAGACTGAAGCTGGAGAAGAGACTGAAAGAGCGTTGCACAGAGAAGATGGAGGAGGGGGACGAGGAGGACGAGGAGTACGAGGATGCTGCTGAAGCCCCCCTGTTGCAGACG ATTGAACACGCTCTCATGAGTGGGCAACTTAAGAGGACATTCGAGGAGAAGACTGAGGACCCATGTTACTCCTCACCCAACACTTTGGATTCCAGCCCCAACAACCCAG CCATGCCCACCCTTAAAAGGTCCAAGAAGACATGGCAGACCAGTGTGACCTTTGGTCAGATGATGATGTTCTTCTTCCCTCGCTGTCAGGGCTTCACTGCAGTTCCACGTCAAGGAGGCTGTACCTTGAGCATGATGCTGCACCACAGCACACAACGGATGTACACACTGACTGAGTTTGATGAGGAGCAGGTTTCGagcaaaaattcttga